The following proteins are encoded in a genomic region of Ammospiza caudacuta isolate bAmmCau1 chromosome 3, bAmmCau1.pri, whole genome shotgun sequence:
- the CLN8 gene encoding protein CLN8 yields the protein MKETIVGMRSVQREEMNPTNDDPVFGTVFDWDYLLWEIRLTFLAAGFFIYLGVFLLSHWLSSWRSTTYRALSAKEKVFWNMAVTRAVFGLQSCVAGLWALLIDPVFYADKVYSQQKWSWFNCLIAAGFFLLENVAVHVSNIIFRTFDVFLVVHHLLAFGGLAGLVINVTSGHYLPLMGMLLEMSTPSTCISWMLLKAGRANTFFWKANQWVMIHLFHCRMILTYHMWWVCIFNWSSIVENLGLLHFIVLFSGLFAVTLILNPYWTYKKTQQLLSPTDWNFENKAVENGKLNGETHEKKRI from the exons ATGAAGGAGACTATAGTGGGGATGAGAAGTGTCCAGAGAGAAGAAATGAATCCTACAAATGATGATCCAGTGTTTGGGACTGTTTTTGACTGGGACTATCTCTTATGGGAAATTCGTTTGACATTTTTAGCTGCTGGTTTTTTTATCTACTTGGGAGTATTTCTTCTGTCTCACTGGTTGTCTTCCTGGAGAAGTACCACTTACCGTGCCTTGTCTGCAAAGGAGAAGGTGTTCTGGAATATGGCAGTCACACGAGCTGTCTTTGGACTTCAGAGTTGTGTTGCTGGGTTATGGGCTTTGCTCATAGATCCTGTTTTTTATGCTGACAAAGTCTATTCACAGCAAAAGTGGAGTTGGTTTAACTGTTTAATAGCAGCTGGATTTTTCTTGCTTGAAAATGTAGCAGTTCACGTGTCCAACATTATTTTTAGAACATTTGATGTTTTCTTAGTAGTTCACCATTTGCTTGCTTTTGGTGGCTTGGCTGGTTTAGTAATTAATGTGACATCTGGACACTATCTGCCTTTGATGGGAATGTTGCTGGAGATGAGTACTCCCTCAACATGCATTTCCTGGATGCTTCTGAAG GCTGGCCGTGCTAACACCTTTTTCTGGAAGGCAAACCAGTGGGTGATGATCCATCTGTTTCACTGCCGCATGATTCTTACCTACCACATGTGGTGGGTGTGCATTTTCAACTGGAGTTCCATTGTAGAAAACCTGGGACTTCTTCACTTTATTGTTTTATTCTCGGGATTATTTGCTGTTACACTAATACTTAACCCATACTGGACATACAAAAAAACTCAGCAACTC